The genomic window AACAATCTGAACATCAAGGAATACCACGATTTTTTAAAGAACTACAGCCTGACACTGGAACAGCAGGTAAAGGAACGGACCGTAAAATTGGAAAACGCCCTGCTGCAGAGGGACCAGGCCTTTGACAAGATCAAGGACGGATACATCGACACCATATTCAGGCTGACCCTGGCGGCCGAGTACAAGGACGGACACACCGGCAACCATATCCGGCGCACCAGCCACTACGCCAAGGTCCTGGCCCAGGAGCTGGGGCTGGACAGGGAATTCGTAGATACCATGTACTACGCCATGCCCATGCACGACATCGGCAAAGTGGGGATTCCCGACGCCATCCTGCTGAAGCCCGGCCCCCTGACCGCGGAAGAATGGGCCGTGATGAAGGAACATACCACCATCGGCAGCCGGATATTGACCGGTTCGCATTCCGAGATACTGGACCTGGCCCAGCAGATAGCCTTGACCCATCACGAGCGCTGGGACGGCAGCGGTTATCCCCAAAACCTTTCCGGGGAACGGATACCTTTGGCCGGGCGCATTGCCAGCGTGGTGGACCAGTATGACGCCATCCGCAGCCAGCGGACCTACAAGCCCGGAATGGACCACCGGCAGGCCTTGAGCATATTGACCGAGGGGGATGACCGCTCCCATCCCCGGCATTTTGACCCCGGCATAATTGAAGTATTCAGGAAAAAACACCAGGCCTTTGAGGAAATATACAAGAAACACGCCGAACGGAATGAAACGGATTGAGCACTTAAATCCGCACCGAGGTTTAATATTATAAGGAATCCAGGAATGGCAGGAATCTATTAGGGTATTCAATGTTTAGTGTTCATGGTTCGCTAAACTCACCACAAGTAGTACGGTACTTTGACAGGCTCAGCACAACGCATACTCACTACAAATGGCCTCATGCCAGTCCGCCATAGTATTAATGACCGCTTACGCTATTATATTTACTGCCGCGTGCGCCTTAGCTACAGCGGTGGCGCAAGGCGGGGATTCCCAATAAAAATGGCGCATATTTACTTGTGCTGAGTCTGCCGAAGCATTGCCCCTCTTAATAACAGTATTTTGTTTCATGCTTTCATGGCTTCCTTATAAAAAGCCTAGTAATCCAATGACCAGGTTAACAACGGACCCCAAAAAGGCCCGGGGAGAATAT from bacterium includes these protein-coding regions:
- a CDS encoding HD domain-containing phosphohydrolase is translated as NNLNIKEYHDFLKNYSLTLEQQVKERTVKLENALLQRDQAFDKIKDGYIDTIFRLTLAAEYKDGHTGNHIRRTSHYAKVLAQELGLDREFVDTMYYAMPMHDIGKVGIPDAILLKPGPLTAEEWAVMKEHTTIGSRILTGSHSEILDLAQQIALTHHERWDGSGYPQNLSGERIPLAGRIASVVDQYDAIRSQRTYKPGMDHRQALSILTEGDDRSHPRHFDPGIIEVFRKKHQAFEEIYKKHAERNETD